The Chthoniobacterales bacterium genome has a window encoding:
- a CDS encoding L,D-transpeptidase — protein MRLLHLFIAILLFAAAILNRAEAAPSIVVSVPDQTLALIDHGTVTARFPVSTSRFGVGDNPGSYATPLGSLEIASKIGANAPLGTVFKSRRPTGEILPPNARGRDPIVTRILWLRGLEKGNARAYSRAIYIHGTPVENLIGRPASYGCIRMRSRDVARLFSAVNVGTKIDVSNAHLGRALAQHALSNSQLPRLASN, from the coding sequence ATGAGGCTTCTCCATCTCTTCATCGCTATTCTTTTGTTTGCTGCGGCCATTCTCAATCGCGCGGAAGCCGCGCCGTCGATTGTGGTCAGTGTTCCGGATCAAACGCTCGCCTTGATCGACCACGGCACGGTCACCGCGCGATTCCCGGTTTCGACGTCGAGATTCGGTGTTGGCGACAACCCGGGCAGCTATGCGACTCCGCTCGGTTCGCTTGAAATCGCCTCCAAGATCGGCGCCAACGCGCCTCTCGGCACGGTCTTTAAATCCCGGCGGCCGACCGGCGAAATCCTGCCGCCGAATGCGCGGGGCCGCGATCCGATCGTGACCCGGATTCTTTGGCTTCGCGGTTTGGAAAAGGGCAACGCCCGCGCCTATTCCCGCGCCATCTACATTCATGGCACACCTGTGGAAAACCTCATTGGACGCCCGGCCAGCTATGGTTGCATCCGGATGCGTTCGCGCGACGTCGCCCGGCTTTTTAGCGCGGTCAATGTCGGCACGAAGATCGACGTGTCGAACGCGCATCTTGGCCGCGCCCTGGCTCAGCACGCTTTGAGCAATTCTCAGCTTCCCCGGCTGGCCTCGAATTAG
- a CDS encoding STAS domain-containing protein has protein sequence MPESQSANIFSPEGAIDLHVSPEMRTSLRAIIDEKPKRLVVDLSRVPYVDSSGIAVLIGAMQSLELEGGVFMLAGAQEAVQMILESARLDQYFRLFPSVDAALAAP, from the coding sequence ATGCCGGAATCCCAATCTGCCAACATCTTCTCCCCCGAAGGCGCGATCGATCTCCACGTTTCGCCTGAGATGCGCACTTCGCTGAGAGCCATTATCGACGAAAAGCCAAAGCGCCTGGTGGTCGATTTGTCGCGCGTTCCATACGTTGATAGCTCCGGGATCGCGGTCCTGATCGGCGCCATGCAAAGCCTCGAACTCGAGGGCGGCGTCTTTATGCTTGCCGGAGCCCAGGAAGCGGTTCAGATGATCCTGGAAAGCGCCCGGCTCGATCAATATTTTCGCCTCTTCCCGAGCGTGGACGCTGCTCTGGCCGCGCCCTAG
- a CDS encoding serine hydrolase domain-containing protein translates to MKVTSTLFCAPGHLFRTLSKSGRLFLTLTVALAAPVRLQGLEPSSREKAIRELVENKIDSDGPGVAVLVSRNGVPLHMAGYGLADVKARLPITADSFFDLASVSKHMTGVAILTLVEKGKLILERPVADYLKDFRVPIKGRAVTVADLLHHISGLADYTSDDWEGSDEEFATLTNEGHLKWLNGTQPRRAPGVKYEYNNSEYALLALIVERLSGHSFAEYVRDHLFGPAGMERTLVLDGKTKLPTTAVKGYETNKKGDVKRSSSPTVITGDGSVYTSIRELSLWDKALRNQTVITRRSQELAWTNGRYDNGREIKTENGDGYGFGWVLEKKRRIVSHSGSWAGSATYLLLDLEKGFTVAVLSNNGDLDTSDLAEEILALFAGD, encoded by the coding sequence ATGAAAGTTACAAGCACTCTTTTTTGTGCACCCGGGCATCTTTTCCGAACTCTTAGTAAGAGTGGTCGCCTCTTCCTGACCCTGACGGTTGCACTCGCGGCGCCGGTTCGTTTACAGGGGTTGGAACCGAGCTCGCGGGAGAAGGCAATCCGGGAGCTGGTCGAGAATAAGATTGATTCTGATGGACCGGGAGTGGCGGTTCTTGTTTCCCGGAACGGCGTTCCCTTGCACATGGCCGGTTATGGCCTGGCGGATGTAAAAGCGCGCCTTCCAATCACCGCGGATTCATTCTTTGACCTGGCCTCGGTTTCGAAACACATGACCGGTGTCGCGATCCTGACGCTCGTGGAAAAAGGAAAACTGATTCTCGAGCGGCCTGTCGCCGATTACCTGAAGGACTTCCGCGTGCCGATAAAGGGACGCGCTGTGACGGTAGCTGATTTGCTTCATCATATTTCCGGGTTAGCCGATTACACCAGCGACGATTGGGAAGGGAGCGACGAAGAATTCGCCACCCTCACCAATGAGGGTCATCTCAAATGGCTGAACGGGACCCAGCCTCGCCGCGCGCCGGGCGTGAAGTACGAATACAACAACTCGGAATACGCCTTGCTCGCCTTGATCGTTGAGCGGTTGAGCGGGCACAGCTTTGCGGAATATGTGCGCGATCATCTCTTTGGGCCGGCGGGCATGGAGCGCACGCTCGTTCTCGACGGCAAAACGAAGCTCCCCACCACGGCGGTCAAAGGCTACGAGACTAACAAAAAGGGGGACGTGAAACGGTCGTCATCCCCGACCGTGATCACGGGGGATGGCAGTGTTTATACATCGATTCGCGAACTCAGCTTGTGGGACAAGGCTTTGCGCAATCAAACCGTCATCACCCGGCGCTCCCAGGAGCTGGCCTGGACGAACGGACGCTATGACAATGGAAGGGAAATCAAGACCGAGAATGGCGATGGCTACGGTTTCGGCTGGGTCCTGGAGAAAAAACGGCGGATTGTTTCCCACAGTGGAAGCTGGGCCGGATCGGCGACCTATCTTCTTCTCGATCTCGAGAAAGGATTCACGGTGGCGGTTCTCAGCAACAACGGCGATCTGGACACAAGCGATCTCGCCGAAGAAATCCTGGCCTTGTTTGCCGGCGATTAG
- a CDS encoding ATP-binding protein, with amino-acid sequence MRKHQITGERFPHELEILRQMADGLPQILWVARPDGSSEHYNKLFHDYTGLPSEESTGEAWREIIHPDDRERVETSWAEALQAGAPHEVEFRLKRADGEYRWFLRRALPHRNPDGEIVKWFGVCTDIHEQKETQQTLRAAHDAMSRENIQKDEFLGLVSHELRTPLNAVFGWTRLMQEHVLGEQERAQAVDAIARNAEAQARLIEDVLDITRIVNQKLSLDRAIVQVWRIVTEAIDDVLPSADAKGVALISEVESHDLLVHADKMRLEQVVLNLLANAVKFTPRGGEVRIGVTQQGEFATIVVSDTGQGIGADLLPHIFERFRQGDNRSTRRQSGLGLGLAIAHQLVRLHGGEIEVESAGLNQGSRFTVRLPILAVGNLPSAKSDPAHFWTEDPFPAEHLRGLNVMVVDDEPSVRELLGLALAKCGASVTPAASVEDALAVLSNLHPDVVVSDIAMPGMDGYEFLQKLREVVPPRGGRAVPVIALTACASGQDRDLALQAGFDRHLTKPVDPAELVRVIAQSHSARRVASGSAVAVAVEDPSD; translated from the coding sequence ATGAGAAAACATCAGATAACCGGCGAACGTTTCCCCCACGAACTCGAGATTCTCCGCCAAATGGCGGACGGCTTGCCCCAGATCCTCTGGGTAGCTCGGCCGGACGGCTCCTCCGAGCATTATAACAAACTGTTCCACGACTATACCGGCCTTCCTTCGGAGGAATCCACCGGCGAGGCGTGGCGCGAGATCATTCATCCGGACGATCGCGAGAGGGTGGAAACTTCCTGGGCCGAAGCGCTCCAAGCGGGCGCTCCTCATGAGGTCGAATTCCGTCTGAAACGCGCGGATGGCGAGTATCGCTGGTTTCTTCGGCGGGCGCTGCCTCATCGCAATCCCGATGGGGAAATCGTGAAATGGTTTGGGGTCTGCACCGATATCCACGAACAAAAAGAAACGCAGCAGACGTTGCGGGCCGCGCACGACGCCATGAGCCGCGAGAACATTCAGAAAGATGAATTTCTCGGCCTGGTCTCGCACGAACTGCGCACCCCGTTGAACGCCGTCTTCGGCTGGACCCGTCTCATGCAGGAACATGTGCTGGGCGAACAGGAACGCGCGCAGGCGGTCGACGCCATCGCGCGCAATGCCGAAGCGCAGGCGCGGCTGATCGAGGACGTGCTCGATATCACCCGAATCGTAAACCAGAAGCTTTCTCTGGATCGCGCCATTGTGCAGGTCTGGCGCATCGTCACCGAAGCGATCGATGACGTGCTGCCGTCCGCCGACGCGAAGGGTGTCGCGCTCATTAGCGAAGTCGAGTCGCACGATCTGCTCGTGCACGCCGATAAGATGAGGCTGGAGCAGGTGGTGCTGAACCTTCTCGCGAACGCGGTGAAATTTACGCCTCGCGGTGGCGAGGTCCGCATCGGCGTTACCCAGCAAGGCGAGTTCGCCACTATTGTTGTTTCCGATACGGGCCAGGGCATTGGCGCCGACTTGTTGCCGCACATTTTCGAGCGGTTTCGCCAGGGCGACAACCGTTCCACCCGCCGGCAAAGCGGGCTCGGCCTCGGGCTTGCCATTGCGCATCAGCTTGTCCGGCTCCACGGCGGAGAAATTGAGGTCGAAAGTGCGGGCCTGAATCAGGGGAGCCGTTTTACGGTGCGACTCCCGATCCTGGCTGTCGGCAACCTTCCCTCCGCCAAGAGCGATCCGGCCCACTTCTGGACCGAAGATCCCTTTCCGGCCGAACATCTCCGCGGCCTGAACGTCATGGTCGTTGATGACGAACCAAGTGTGCGAGAGCTGCTCGGGCTTGCTCTGGCCAAGTGCGGCGCCTCCGTCACTCCCGCCGCTTCGGTGGAAGACGCGCTCGCCGTTTTGTCGAATCTGCACCCCGACGTGGTGGTGAGCGACATCGCCATGCCCGGAATGGACGGATATGAATTCCTCCAGAAATTGCGCGAGGTCGTGCCGCCGCGGGGCGGTCGGGCCGTGCCGGTCATCGCGTTGACGGCCTGCGCGAGCGGGCAGGATCGCGATCTCGCGTTGCAGGCCGGCTTCGACCGCCACCTCACCAAGCCGGTCGATCCCGCGGAGCTCGTCCGCGTGATTGCCCAGAGCCATTCCGCCCGGCGGGTGGCGAGCGGATCTGCCGTCGCCGTTGCGGTCGAGGATCCTTCCGACTGA
- a CDS encoding peptidoglycan-binding domain-containing protein, producing MNAQNARFYSASGSRVGATRTVAYRTRNYSAAQLSSARTGATRTNSFNQGRIVGRQGANWHRNWDRSHDHNWNGHRCHWHNNAWIIYDPWPYWWGYGYYPYYPYYSYYDDGSYYDESYPTAEYPQEQHPTEAVYDSSRISEVQSALSREGYYSGAIDGRLNANTRAALRNYQRDHHLAVTGVIDRRILEGLRLR from the coding sequence GTGAATGCTCAGAACGCGCGGTTTTATTCGGCCTCGGGCTCGCGCGTGGGCGCCACCCGAACGGTCGCCTATCGAACCAGGAACTATTCCGCCGCCCAGCTCTCGTCCGCGCGGACGGGCGCCACGCGCACGAACAGTTTCAATCAGGGCCGCATCGTGGGACGGCAGGGAGCCAATTGGCACCGGAACTGGGATCGGAGCCACGACCATAATTGGAACGGGCATCGGTGCCACTGGCACAACAACGCTTGGATCATTTACGATCCATGGCCGTATTGGTGGGGATACGGCTACTACCCGTACTATCCCTATTACTCCTACTATGACGACGGCTCGTACTACGACGAAAGCTATCCCACGGCCGAATACCCGCAGGAGCAACACCCGACGGAAGCCGTTTACGATTCTTCGCGGATAAGCGAGGTCCAATCCGCCCTCTCCCGGGAAGGATATTACAGTGGCGCGATTGATGGGAGGCTCAATGCCAACACGCGGGCAGCGCTCCGCAATTACCAGCGCGACCACCACCTGGCCGTGACGGGCGTTATCGACCGGAGGATTCTCGAAGGATTGCGGCTGCGATAA